Proteins encoded within one genomic window of Cucumis sativus cultivar 9930 chromosome 3, Cucumber_9930_V3, whole genome shotgun sequence:
- the LOC116402576 gene encoding MLO-like protein 9, which produces MIWGFYLSPMMYGQNAIGINEFLDDRWSKRCFFRQIFKFVGKADYLALCHGFIEVNLARGCKFDVKKHIKRYLKDGFKIIVGVR; this is translated from the exons ATGATTTGGGGCTTTTATTTGTCTCCCATGATGTATGGACAAAACGCCATTGGCATCAATGAGTTCCTAGATGATAGATGGAGCAAG CGGTGCTTCTTTCGACAAATTTTCAAGTTCGTTGGCAAGGCTGACTACTTGGCATTATGTCATGGATTCATCGAG GTTAACCTTGCTCGAGGATGTAAATTTGAtgttaaaaaacatattaaaaggTATTTAAAAGATGGCTTCAAAATAATTGTGGGAGTGAGGTAA